In the genome of Epinephelus moara isolate mb chromosome 14, YSFRI_EMoa_1.0, whole genome shotgun sequence, the window TATCTGACTGCGTGTCATGACAGCTCGACTGTCTCAGTATCAACCAACATTTGTCAAATTTGTCTCTGCACGTGATGCATTAAATTCCCAGGATGGTTTAAGTTAGCAGACTCATTTCCTGGCagccagagcagcagcagcagccagctaGCTGTCAGAGGCTGGAGGAATTTAAACAAGAAGTCAACCTGTGGCCACCTCCGGCTTTTATTGTCGtgcctcctctcccctcttcatCTTCCTGTGCATCCTGTTTTCCAACTCCCTCAGTCCCAATCACAGACACTCCAGTCTCTCCTTAATCTGTAAAGATCTCTGCCTGAGCTCAGTGAAATCCTGACTCCCACCAGCCATCTGTTCAGGAAGGTGTAATTATAGAATTCAGAGACTCTGCAGAGACTCTTAAAGAGTTTATGTCTTTGTGCTGGAGTTATGTAACGCTGTGTGTGGACGTGACAGAGGTTCAGACCGATACAACCCTGTTCAGACTGGTGTATTGTGTTAGTGAACACAGCCTGTGGCAGAGGTGGAAATTAACTTTCTGTCCACCTGCAGCTGTGGCTGATGGACTCCaaaaaatctaccagccacacATTACATTACCATTGtgttttggctggtgagtgaagcagatcttgcagccacttgcatattttagcAGCATTTAGCTGGTGGGTGGTGTTAATGTCCAACCCTGGCCTGTGGGCAGTGGCGGCCCAAGCACATTTGGTGCCCGAGGTTCTTCTTCTGGTGTATGTCCTAGACCTCCAGCTCCATTTAGGCAAGCCAGTCCAGTGTTTAAGCATCCAGGTCAACTAGACCATGATAGCCATTTGGTGGCCAGTGTTTGGGGCAGTCCATTTTTGCATTGCTGCCCCGAAGCGTCCTACGCCTGTCCTCAGGTGGTTGAGGGTTGTCCATCGCTGTCAGGGCAGGTGCCGTCCGGGAACATCTGTGGGGTCGTGGTTCTGCTGACTTCCACTGGTCCCTCCGTCTTGCCTTGACCCAGGCAGCCTTTAAGGTATCAGATGGTGTTGTGCAGAGCATTCAGGTGCCCTAGGTGAGCCTTCGTGTTCTGTCTCTGCACATCCACTCCTCACTGTAGTGTGGTGGTAgttgagtgggcaccagagagcttttgtcattttgacatgataatgaTACAGCCTATTTTCGGGTTCATGTGACATTGGATAACTCACCCATCTCCCCtagagagcaggtaaagtgtaatGAGCTGTGGAGGGAGGAAAAAGGCCCCTCTATTATGTAGATGGCCTTACTGTGTAGTCATGTTTTCGTGGCCTTAAGTAAtatttgaaaataattgttttaataGTATCAGTAAAtaatagtaaaagataaacattttgattttttttccttcccccATTTGCGTCTCCTATGGATTACAGCGCCCTTAGCCGTCaaatccatctcatgctccattctaacCTCACGCGTGagcaagatcccgagatacttgaactccctcgctcgaggcagtaactctctcccaacccagtgggagcaatccaccggtttccggcagagaaccatgttCTATGTAAAGatgaataaatgttaatgtgGGATGAGGAGCGCAAAAATACTTCCGATCTCTGCAAGAGTTTTCACATCTTTCTTTCAGTGTGTTATGCAGAAGTTTTTGAAACGTACTTGTGTATGTTGAGGGGGCGGGAGTGAAAAATCTTGACGTATATGAAGCTGAAGACCTTCATGTTCTCTAAGGCCTTTGAATGTCCTTGAGGTTCTGTTTTATCTTTCATATTTTATCCTCAGATGTTACTATTTTTTGCTGTCACcatgttatgttattttatttatttcattttattgtacagcacttcGATCAACAGGTTGTTTTTCAACGTCCTTTATAAATGAATctgattacattttgatttgatttgactaTATGAACTTCTCATAGACTCAGTAAGCTTTATATGACACAGAACAAAAGGCATCAAGTCATTGCTTCCTCTCGTATCAGATGTCAGAGCATCATATAGCTGATATAAATGATGGAGGCTGCCATGAGTAATTGGAGTTAATGGATGTGAGGATGCACTTTGTGACGCAGATGCAGTGTGACTACTGGCTAAAATGCAGAGGAACAAACGTGTTGTAGAGACTGTtacaaatatattatttatagaTCAGACACATGAATGCTACAGTATGATCTCTGTGTGGTGTCATTTTTAGTTTCACATCCAAAGATCAAGGCCGTGGTTTGTTAACTAtgtacagaaacacaaagaaagaacatgaaaaataaatatagaaaagtTTGATCTGTGTACACTGTCACTGCCTTTTGTTTATGAATCTTACATCTAAGTGACGACGTGAATGaaattgcatgttttttttaaaaatgtttttatcagaGTGAATCACTGGTGGTGTGTGATGTGGACGAAGATCTGGTCAAAAAACTGAGGCAGTTCCGTTTCCGGAAGGAGACCAACAATGCGGCCATCGTTAGTGAGTATTGGCAACACGTTTAAAGGGtatctttggtatttttcaacctgggctcaattttctcatgtttttgtgtttaagtgacaaATGGTAACAACTGATTTTGAAATTGGTGTAGTATTAAGCAAGACTGCTGTAGCTGGCAGTGGTGaatcaggctgcagtgtaaccacttggggcaattgTGCATCATCAGTTTACGTCCACTGAAAgtggttttgccactgacaggctcagattgtttttgtaagtgtctgacagcattatggaaaggatccctacagagagaGACCTTTTTGTAAAGAGTAAAATCCTCtttgttaaaccagaaacagccacaaaattgccattgccaaacccaccagactccatttaaataatcagtaattttatcatcattaaacacacttcattagAAGTCCAcaaaaaccaaataaaactcaaaaagctgtcttggttcatttttccactgttccaacaatcaccaactctgattAAGTTGAattaaacccttaattcacccagttagatgtaaaaatatactgactctgtacatgctaaaattactgattatttgaatggagtctaGTGAGTTGGGTGATGGTGATTTCGGGGCTGTTGCTAGTTAAACAAAAGGTATCTTACTCTTCAACGAAACGGTCGACCTCTGTAGGGAACTTTTTAATGTTGTCACACAGTTaaaataatctgagcctgtcagtgacaaaatcaaacacttttagtggacgtacactgagggtgcacaaatgcccaagggattacattgcagcctgtatcGCTGCTGCTGACCAAGCTTTcccgctcaatactggaccagtctcaagaattgttgttcccattagtcactcgGACACAAATGtaggaaaacagggtccaggttggaaaataccaaagttaccctttaatgtcATGAATTTCTTCTCCTATGTTTTTGATAATgtgtttttggtcaaaatgaTAGGGACGATGATGTGAGGAGCCTGTCGTAGAAATATTATTCAATCATTATGAAAGtgccactgttgtttttgtgttattacaataatatttgtttttgccCCATTGAAGTCCTTGGCAGGCTTCGTAACTACAGAAATAGCTAACATGATATTGGATTGGGAGATGCGCTGCAGCTACAGTATATATGTGGAGCACAGAGGGAAGAGTTGCCTCCAAATACAGCAGGTGGTGAGACAGACAGTGTAGTGTTGCATCTATTTGAGTATCAAACTCAGCTTAAGCTTTATCCTGCACTATCTCTGGATCAAAATGTCATCGCCGCTAAATTGGATTAGGATTGTGTTTGCATGGCATGGACTCTGACTCAAAGTCAAACACACCTTTCACACAAGTACCTGTAACAGGATTTTAGAGCAAAAACATCATAActagtttatattttgtttaccATGTTAAAAGTCTTTCTCTTGGTGTTTTATTCTTCATACTGCAGCTTCTACACATACAATGGTTTCCATGCAGCTGCTGAATTaatgctttctttttatttacccCTCAGTGAAGATTGATAAAGACAAGCAGCTGGTGATTCTCGAAGAGGAACATGAGGTACGTTAGCAATTAATATGATGCACTTCAATCTTGTGTCTGCACATAAAACATCCGCATTTTGAATTGAAGTCTAAAGGCATCAAACTTCAAAAATACACACTACCTTACatcacattaaaaaagtgataatGAATTTGTTTAACTTTGTGCAGTtgaaagaatacttcaccctccggaattaccatttgtatatcagtgaCTCATCCTTTGTTAGGCTGGATTTGTGAAGTAAActttttctggcatgcctctGGTggacaaagaatccaaaaacctGGAAATTTCTTAAAGAATTTAAGTCATAGGGGTCTGTATTTATCAACAGCAAAACTCAataaagcatcaaaatattacaaactcttacataactcatgcagtataatccaagtctcatttatacacccatatgctcagtacttcccaaacagacagccttttccaatggggaactgaattaaaagtgaaacttgtctatgatctcttcaaagccagactccattggaaaaacagtaattttacctcacttaacacaggagctgctgctctaccactgcctcgatctgttagtttgtttatgttgttgtgcATCTCGTTATgtcttcaattcatcaagactttctatttttggattctccgttcaccacACACATGCGAGAAAATCAGTTTTCTAGACAAATTCAACACAACATGGGTTGAGTAgttaatatacaaatggtcatttagggggggtgaactattcctttacaCTTTCTTTGGCCTCACAGTTGTTTAATATTAATGAAAAACTGCTTTTCTAGATAAAGTGTAACTTAGAGACAAAATGCCTCACTGAACTGCTCACTGCATATTTGTCATTTTCTAGGATATTTCTCCTGATGATCTAAAGGATGAACTCCCTGAGAGACAGCCAAGATATCCTTTGAATATGTGACCTGTCTTATTTAACagtatttaatattattattttcatatatttttcctGCAGCAtggccctttttttttaaaatggttttAAGGTAGATTTTTACTTGAAATAGATCATTTTAATTAATACGTTCTGTTTACTCTTGTTAAATGAATTAGAAGTCAAGTCCTGCTACATTTGAACGAGTCCTGACATGACATATGTGAATGGTCCTTAGCACCAGACACATTTATTGTCTACAGTTACAAATACCAACATGATGACGGACGTGTTTCCTATCCTCTCTGCTTCATCTTCTCTAGTCCAGTGGGTAAGAACACCTCTGGAGTTATTTTTGAATAAATGGTGCATATTTTTCTATCATCAGTCTATAACTTTTGTTAATGTTGGCATGGTTGTGTTTGGCAGGTTGCAAACCAGAGCAGCAGATGATGTACGCagggagcaaaaacaaactgGTGCAAACTGTTGACCTGTCCAAGGTTAGTGAGCCGCCTTTAAAACTACAGTTGGTGCAcagctgcaccctgagataaacacTGTATCAACTTTGGACAAGGAACAACCCGGTGCCAGCCCGTGGCACAGGCAGTATATGCTCAAGGCGCTGTCATCCACAGGGGGCATCACAAataggggaagaaaaaaaacgaaaggtttgtgcatttagtccttctcaggcaagctcaggggtttagtgttgctgtagcccacagaatGACGCTCCGCGAcgcatttttttctctgagtgaggattagaatatatgcagttcacataatctggtcgaaattaatatatatgaatgcttgaagatccattCAAAGTAATTGAgtaactaaagtaatggtcaaagttgtcatatgcAATATTTAAGCTGTGTTGATAGATTCATGTtgtcacctcatgcattgagtaacattacaagttaactttccaccttaaaagttgccggcagtcggcccagtgaattaagttattttttaacattggtaccatccacaacttttcactgtggaaattgacaaaaaaaacgtactgaactgaactgtactgagctgagctgctcggtggaaacggggctatagtAGGCGCATGAATAACACCCAGTGACTGAGCGTGTGTTTTCCAGGAGGTTGAAGACGTGGCATGTATCCTGGCCCTAACAGAGGCATGTCTGTATACTGTTAGTCTTGCTAATTAATAATAGACATTATTAGCTGTTACCATTCTTTGCATTAAACTGCATCAAGATAAAATTCATATTCAGGCTccgtgttgtgtttttttttcccaggtgTTTGAGATCAGACAAACAGAAGACCTAACAGAGGAGTGGCTCAGAGAGAAACTGGGGTTCTTCGGCTAAACTAATCTCATCCAGTGGTCTGGGATGTGAGGAGGATCCAGATTGCACAATCTCTTGGAGAGAACACGTCACAGTTAATGTTTCCCTCCTCTTTGTACCGGACCTGATTCAAACAGTGTTTGCAAATACTTTCTGTGCTCAGTTTTGGGCCTCTTTGGCAGCGTTTACTGCATTTTACTATTCAGTGTGAAACTAACTAAACCTCACCCATCCGGCAGCCTAAAACTAAGAACACTATTTGACGCAGGTCTTCTCTTGTCTCCCATACAATCTCTCCATGTGCCAGTTATGTGTCTGTGTTGAATTAACACTCCCGTTATAGCTCTTAATGGTCAGAAATTAATAGTACTCATCCGCCCTTCCTAAGCATGATCATTCAGGAGAATTTAAAGGCATTGTAACAACAGTTTCTGTTTCCTTAGGTAGTTACACTCAGCATTTTTTGAAAACTTAAGGTCCTGAGTTTCACCTTTTTATGTTTAATAATTTTCCTTAACTTTAGGGAGTcttactttgactttttttagtttattttctgGCATATGTAGGGTAATGTAAGCATATACTTTATAGCAGTAATCTCCTTTTCCATGACAGACTTCCTGCCAGAACTTACGAACAATCATAGTTACAGTATAGAGTTAAGTTTAGTCTCTCCTTCAGTATTCATTTAAGGGCATTTAAATTATAATTTAGGTAGCAAAGTGTAATCACTCCAGTCTACAAAGGACAATAACACTAAGACCATTCCTGAGACTTATATGTGATGTGTCGTACCTTCTCCTGTGCTCACACACAAGCAGGCAGAAGCCCTCTAGTGGTGCTTATcaagctgcagatttgtccGCAAGTCCATCCTCAGATCGTTTCATCTGTTTAGAGAAAAACAGACTCATGGGTAAAGCTGTGTTCTGCCTTTGACCTGCATGTTTGTTACATCACACTCCTGACGACAATATTTTCACTGAAACATTCCAGTTTATTACCTACAACAAACCTCCGTCTCTGGCGACCATGACAGTCTTgaaaacactgcacacacacacacagaggggggGCATTAGCGGCCCTCTTTTTAATCAACTGGGCTCCTCTGTATAAGTGGGTCACTGTGTCTTTAGGGGAGATTGTTAGCTAATGTTGTGCATTATAGCTATTGCTGTTCTTAGTGTTAATGAATGTTGTGCTTCATTCTGATGTAAAGCCACGTCGATCGCTTAGTGGTAGTCGCAGCCTTGAGAATGGCGGCTGCGATTCCTCCAAATGCCAGTTGTGCTTAATATTTAGACTTGGTAGGTAAAGGACTGCTTCGatttacatttttcatacaGAACAGGGTTCGACCAATATAGCTTTGTGGAGGCTGATGTTAATGTTTGTGTAATGAATGTGCAAGCAGCTTATATTTGGTGCCAATATCCAACATCTACTGTGCAGTCTGTAAGCAAATAcagttagattttttttgttgcttgtcTCTGTACTCCATCATGTTGGGTTACAAATGAAACACAGAGTGAAGTCAACATTAGGCCTGGgtagtatctttttttttccacggAGGTACACATTGTAGCATGTATGACATTGTCCAACCCAGTGGTTGAAATTTCctaaaaacattaacagaaaAACTGATGAATGTGATTAATGTAGatcaattaatcacagagcatgtaattagatacattttttaaaattgcttGACAGCCTGAATCTCAAGATAAAGTTATATGTGGCAATACTCTCCAACAGGGGCagaggcatttttcttttttactagtCCTGTAATGTTATCCCCACCCCTCGTCATCTCAGCGTAGCTGCCTGttcaccagtagagactgacctctggtggtgcatGTTGTGTACTACAATACATCGCCTCAATCCAGCATCTTTTGATTCAGATTATTTTGAttcaggatttctaaataccttGGTATACTCTAATACCCTGATACCACCCAAGCTTAGTCAACATGTCAAATTGTAGCTTTTAGAACATTTTAAATCCAATGTTCGGGAGTACAGagttaaaacaacacaaaatatgtCACTTTCCAAACACTTACAGACTCTATTATATGTATGTGGCTATTTTTCATGCCCCAAAATGGCAGCTCTTCCTTGTTGCCTGCTGAAGATCCTCTAAAACAGCATTAAAACCAATGCAACACACTAAAACCCCCGAAGTTGCTTAAAGGATTAGCGGCTCTTAACAGCAGGGCGACCGGCTGCAGATAGCTAAAGCTATGTACTTAAAATttgcaattaaaataaaaatcatattgCGGGTGCTACAGGCTGGAGAGAAACCTCCGTTATACCGGTGATAGATGACTCGAGTGGCAGATTTCTGAACACTACTGAAGGCTGAGTATCAGCTCTGTGTATTGGTCTGACTCTTATAAAGAATAACAGGCATAAATTAACTCCACATGTTTGCTCATCAGTGTCGTCTCTTATTGAGAAACTCCTACTCTGGAGATGGTTAAGGGAGTGTTGTGGCTGATTTGAAGCCCCAACGCAGGAAATCCCCACCTACAGTAatgtatgatgtcatactgCTAAGTCTACCATACCAATGCCTTgtcttaattttttattttgcatatttACGTCTCTTGATAAAATATTGAGgctaaaatgaaacaaatatgaaacattTTGTCGGGGGATTCATGTTTTTCTAACTTTATATTCTGCAAAATCCAAAaagaaataatctttttttctatttatgtgTGATTTTTGTTCTAATAAATAATGGAAACGGTTTCTTTTTCCAGAGATCTGGCTCAAAAGGTGTACACAATCACACCATGTCATGTAAAATATGACTCATGTCTAAAGTTTGACATCAAAACCATTTGTGATTCACGTTACAGGACAGGGTTTGATCCAACAGGAATAACGGGGTATAACTGAAAccatttgttttgctgctcaCTGATCCCATCAACGCTAAGATCTACACTGTCAGCTTGACGTTAACCATTATTATGCTGCTGTAGCAGAATGAAACTCCAGCGTGACTGATTCTCATGGTTAATCATTTCTGTTCGTACTTGAGCTTAAGTCGTTCGCTGTCCTCCGTGGATAAAGGAAGTTTTATAAAAGTCACGGAGACTATGAAAGAAATACTTAGCTGTCTTTAAAATTCAGCTCTTTAAACATCTAAAATATGGAGAGCTACTGTGAAAGAAGTGCATGCTTTAATGTTTATCTGAACGGTTTTCATAAGTCGACATTTCTAAGAATATGCTGCTCTTTTGCATGCGCTTCAAATTATTAACTTTATTTGATTAAACTGGATTTATTTGCGATTCTTAAGAGCCTTTAAAAAAGGGGGCGAAACTTGCATCTCAAACATCTGGTCTCAGCTGTGCTCTGAAATATTTACACTGACAGAACTTCCTTTGATGAAACCTTCTGCTACTGCTACTTTTCATGAAAATGGGTTGTAATAAACTGTCCGCTGATCATGTATCAAAATCAATCTCCCCAGTATGTGGTCTTCTTAACTCAGAGCTCCCTTTGGTTTTGAGCCATGTATCTGGTTATGTCCTGTGGATCTAGTAGCTTTCCCTCCTATGTGGTGAACCTGTTGTATATTTGGCCTCTTTGTTCAGCTCTTGGTGTCCTCTGATCAAATGCTTACgatcctttttttctttcctttgtaataaaaacacacctgAGACATGTATCATTACCAGCTGCCTCATGGCATCCGTGAAACTTGagatatttgtatttttcccaTACTTTATAAAGTGTCTATTGTCCTATTGTCcaaataaaaatgacagtgatgtttacctctctggtttctggAGACTGCTGTTTTCAAACTGACATATGTGATGAGTTTATGTGTTTATCAGATTTGTTCCAGGGCTGACCAGATGCAGAGAAAGCAACGTGATATtactgaataaaaaataatgagattGTTTTTGTATACACGTCTATGTACAGTACAAACGGCTTGCTTAGGCATACAGCCTGCTTTAAATTTGTCTATTACACTGTATAATTTGCAGGTACAGTAGATATTTTGGTCTAGCTTTGAAGTGGAAAGGGTATACCACAATATAACTTGC includes:
- the gmfb gene encoding glia maturation factor beta; translation: MSESLVVCDVDEDLVKKLRQFRFRKETNNAAIVMKIDKDKQLVILEEEHEDISPDDLKDELPERQPRFIVYSYKYQHDDGRVSYPLCFIFSSPVGCKPEQQMMYAGSKNKLVQTVDLSKVFEIRQTEDLTEEWLREKLGFFG